The Allocatelliglobosispora scoriae genome contains a region encoding:
- the tkt gene encoding transketolase: MDTRLNWSELDSRAVDTARVLAMDAVEKAGNGHPGTAMSLAPAAYLLFNKVMKHDPSDPAWPGRDRFVLSCGHSSLTLYVQLYLSGYGLELEDLKHLRQWGSLTPGHPEHGHTRGVETTTGPLGQGLANAVGMAMASRRERGLFDPEAAAGESPFDHHIWVLVSDGDIEEGITHEVSAIAGHQKLGNLVVIYDDNEISIEDDTKIAKSEDVVARYAAYGWHTERVDFTAGGSYHEDIPALFEAIQRAKAETDRPSFISLRTIIGWPAPTKQNTGKIHGSALGKDEVAATKKILGFDADTSFPVADEVLTHARTVADRGSEARSSWQQGYAAWAAANPERSALFERLATRTLPEGWTDALPTWPADPKGVATRAASGQVLNALAPVLPELWGGSADLAESNNTTMKGEPSFIPSEFATKEFPGNEYGRTLHFGIREHGMGGILNGIALHGGTRPYGGTFLVFSDYMRPSVRLAALMKLPVTYVWTHDSIGLGEDGPTHQPVEHLTALRAIMGLDVVRPGDANETAHAWRAALEHTDRPTALALTRQALPTLDPAKATYEGFRRGAYVLEEATGGKPAVIILATGSEVAIALTARERLEADGTPTRVVSVPCQEWFRGEDEAYRNSVLPPEVKARVSVEAGIAMSWRDLVGDAGESVSLEHFGASAPAQVLFEQFGFTPDHIVAAARATLSRTGYIKSSTPTGN; the protein is encoded by the coding sequence GAACTCGACAGCCGCGCCGTTGACACGGCCCGCGTGCTGGCGATGGATGCCGTGGAGAAGGCCGGCAACGGTCACCCAGGCACCGCCATGAGCCTCGCGCCTGCGGCGTACCTCCTCTTCAACAAGGTGATGAAGCACGACCCGAGCGATCCGGCCTGGCCGGGACGCGACCGGTTCGTGCTCTCCTGTGGCCACTCCAGCCTCACCCTCTACGTCCAGCTCTACCTCTCGGGCTACGGCCTGGAGCTCGAGGACCTGAAGCACCTTCGGCAGTGGGGCTCGCTCACGCCGGGCCACCCGGAGCACGGGCACACCCGCGGTGTCGAGACGACGACCGGGCCGCTGGGCCAGGGCCTCGCCAACGCGGTCGGGATGGCGATGGCGTCGCGCCGCGAGCGCGGCCTCTTCGACCCGGAGGCGGCGGCGGGCGAGAGCCCGTTCGACCACCACATCTGGGTGCTCGTCTCCGACGGCGACATCGAGGAGGGCATCACCCACGAGGTCTCCGCGATCGCCGGCCACCAGAAGCTCGGCAACCTCGTCGTGATCTACGACGACAACGAGATCTCGATCGAGGACGACACCAAGATCGCGAAGTCCGAGGACGTCGTGGCCCGCTACGCGGCATACGGCTGGCACACCGAGCGGGTCGACTTCACGGCCGGCGGCAGCTACCACGAGGACATCCCGGCGCTGTTCGAGGCGATCCAGCGGGCCAAGGCCGAGACCGACCGGCCCAGCTTCATCTCGCTGCGCACGATCATCGGCTGGCCGGCACCGACCAAGCAGAACACGGGCAAGATCCACGGCTCGGCGCTCGGCAAGGACGAGGTCGCGGCCACGAAGAAGATCCTCGGCTTCGACGCCGACACCAGCTTCCCGGTCGCGGACGAGGTGCTCACCCACGCACGCACCGTCGCCGACCGCGGGTCCGAGGCACGCAGCTCCTGGCAGCAGGGGTACGCCGCCTGGGCCGCCGCGAACCCGGAGCGCTCCGCGCTGTTCGAGCGGCTCGCCACGCGTACCCTCCCGGAGGGCTGGACCGACGCGCTGCCGACCTGGCCGGCAGACCCCAAGGGCGTCGCCACCCGGGCCGCCTCCGGCCAGGTGCTCAACGCGCTCGCACCGGTCCTGCCGGAGCTGTGGGGCGGCTCGGCCGACCTCGCGGAGAGCAACAACACGACGATGAAGGGCGAGCCGTCGTTCATCCCGTCGGAGTTCGCCACCAAGGAGTTCCCGGGCAACGAGTACGGCCGCACGCTGCACTTCGGCATCCGCGAGCACGGCATGGGCGGCATCCTCAACGGCATCGCGCTGCACGGCGGCACCCGGCCCTACGGCGGCACGTTCCTCGTGTTCAGCGACTACATGCGCCCGTCGGTGCGGCTCGCCGCGCTGATGAAGCTGCCGGTGACCTACGTCTGGACCCACGACTCGATCGGCCTCGGCGAGGACGGACCGACCCACCAGCCGGTCGAGCACCTCACCGCACTGCGGGCGATCATGGGCCTCGACGTGGTCCGCCCCGGCGACGCCAACGAGACCGCGCACGCCTGGCGGGCCGCGCTGGAGCACACCGACCGGCCGACGGCGCTCGCGCTGACCCGGCAGGCGCTGCCGACGCTCGACCCGGCGAAGGCGACCTACGAGGGCTTCCGCCGCGGTGCCTACGTGCTGGAGGAGGCGACGGGCGGCAAGCCGGCCGTCATCATCCTGGCGACGGGTTCCGAGGTCGCCATCGCGCTCACCGCACGGGAGCGCCTGGAGGCCGACGGCACGCCCACCCGCGTCGTCTCCGTGCCCTGCCAGGAGTGGTTCCGGGGCGAGGACGAGGCCTACCGCAACTCCGTGCTGCCGCCCGAGGTGAAGGCCCGGGTCAGCGTCGAGGCCGGCATCGCGATGTCGTGGCGCGACCTCGTCGGCGACGCCGGTGAGAGCGTCAGCCTGGAGCACTTCGGCGCGAGCGCGCCGGCCCAGGTGCTCTTCGAGCAGTTCGGCTTCACGCCCGACCACATCGTCGCCGCCGCCCGCGCCACGCTGTCGCGCACCGGCTACATCAAGAGCTCCACTCCCACCGGCAACTAG
- the tal gene encoding transaldolase, with protein sequence MTNNLAQLSAAGVAVWLDDISRERLNSGGLEKLRTDDNVVGVTSNPTIFASAIAGSDLYADQIHDLAIRKVTVDEAVRMITTFDVRWGCHVMRPAYDASNGTDGRVSIEVDPRLADQTDATIAEAKQLWWLVDRPNLFIKIPATQAGLPAITEVLATGISVNVTLIFSLDRYVAVLDAWLTGLEKAQQHGYDLSSIESVASFFVSRVDTEIDKRLDKIGTPEALALKGKAAVANARLAYAAYQEVTGGARWAALEAAGARPQRPLWASTGTKNPDYPDTLYVDQLVAPGTVNTMPEKTLRATADHAVITGDTITPHLEEAADTMAALQAVGVDYNDVVEFLERDGVAKFEASWTELLDGVQQKLEAARG encoded by the coding sequence ATGACGAACAACCTGGCGCAACTGAGCGCCGCCGGTGTGGCGGTGTGGCTCGACGACATCTCGCGCGAGCGCCTCAACTCCGGTGGCCTGGAGAAGCTGCGCACCGATGACAACGTCGTCGGCGTGACCAGCAACCCGACCATCTTCGCGAGCGCGATCGCCGGCTCCGACCTCTACGCCGACCAGATCCACGACCTCGCGATCCGCAAGGTCACCGTCGACGAGGCCGTCCGCATGATCACCACGTTCGACGTGCGGTGGGGCTGCCATGTGATGCGCCCCGCCTACGACGCGTCCAACGGCACCGACGGCCGGGTCTCGATCGAGGTCGACCCCCGACTCGCCGACCAGACCGACGCCACGATCGCCGAGGCGAAGCAGCTCTGGTGGCTCGTCGACCGGCCCAACCTCTTCATCAAGATCCCGGCGACCCAGGCCGGGCTGCCCGCGATCACCGAGGTGCTCGCGACCGGCATCAGCGTCAACGTGACCCTCATCTTCTCGCTGGACCGCTACGTCGCCGTCCTGGACGCGTGGCTGACCGGTCTGGAGAAGGCGCAGCAGCACGGCTACGACCTGTCGAGCATCGAGTCGGTGGCGTCGTTCTTCGTCTCCCGCGTCGACACCGAGATCGACAAGCGCCTGGACAAGATCGGCACCCCGGAGGCGCTCGCGCTGAAGGGCAAGGCGGCCGTCGCCAACGCGCGCCTGGCGTACGCCGCCTACCAGGAGGTCACGGGCGGTGCCCGCTGGGCCGCCCTGGAGGCCGCCGGAGCCCGTCCGCAGCGCCCTCTGTGGGCGTCGACCGGCACGAAGAACCCGGACTACCCGGACACGCTCTACGTCGACCAGCTCGTCGCTCCCGGCACGGTCAACACGATGCCGGAGAAGACGCTGCGGGCCACCGCCGACCACGCGGTCATCACCGGCGACACGATCACCCCGCACCTGGAGGAGGCCGCCGACACGATGGCCGCCCTCCAGGCCGTGGGCGTCGACTACAACGACGTCGTCGAGTTCCTGGAGCGCGACGGCGTCGCGAAGTTCGAGGCGAGCTGGACCGAGCTCCTCGATGGTGTGCAGCAGAAGCTGGAGGCCGCACGTGGCTGA
- a CDS encoding glucose-6-phosphate isomerase yields the protein MAEFVFAAGLSVRADAAVTAASEPVEATLVADGVPGLLAAKDPTLWGPDAEAESSVRLGWVDTVVRSRELLPQLAELAAELGDLDHVVLAGMGGSSLAPEVIARTLGRSLTVLDTTDPHQVGTAIADRLDRTVVVVASKSGSTVETDSHRRAYWQAFLDSGLSEAEAGRRFVVVTDPGSPLEQTAREMGAFVVLADPNVGGRYSALTAFGLVPSALAGVDVAELLDQAEELATTLSRTEENPALTLGALLGAAAKAGQDKIAIAEDGSGIVGLGDWAEQLIAESTGKLGLGILPVVVESPTAPGFTGPDVLGITVGGALAATPPAAPGTLAVNGPLGAHFLAWEFATAIAGRVLGINPFDQPNVTESKENTGKILASGLPDQQPTFTDGAIEGFGPDSLTDVASALAWLRSTLNPRGYLAVMAYLDRFGDADTAGIRPLLAAATGRPVTFGWGPRFLHSTGQFHKGGPQNGSFLQITGAVTADLAVPGKAYTFGVLQAAQAGGDRQALAGRDRPLLHLHLTDRAAGIEQLLAAAKELGAR from the coding sequence GTGGCTGAGTTCGTCTTCGCGGCGGGACTGTCGGTTCGCGCCGACGCCGCCGTCACCGCGGCATCCGAACCCGTCGAAGCGACGCTCGTCGCCGACGGGGTGCCGGGCCTGCTCGCCGCCAAGGACCCGACGCTGTGGGGCCCGGACGCCGAGGCCGAGTCCTCGGTCCGGCTCGGCTGGGTCGACACCGTGGTGCGCAGCCGGGAGCTGCTCCCCCAGCTCGCCGAGCTCGCCGCCGAGCTGGGCGACCTCGATCACGTCGTGCTCGCCGGCATGGGCGGCTCGTCGCTCGCGCCCGAGGTGATCGCCCGGACGCTGGGCCGCTCGCTCACCGTGCTCGACACGACCGACCCGCACCAGGTCGGCACGGCGATCGCCGACCGGCTCGACCGGACCGTCGTCGTCGTCGCCAGCAAGTCGGGCTCCACGGTGGAGACCGACAGCCACCGCCGGGCCTACTGGCAGGCGTTCCTCGACTCCGGGCTGTCCGAGGCCGAGGCCGGACGGCGCTTCGTCGTCGTCACCGATCCGGGCTCCCCGCTCGAGCAGACCGCTCGCGAGATGGGCGCCTTCGTCGTGCTCGCCGACCCCAACGTCGGCGGCCGCTACTCCGCGCTCACCGCCTTCGGCCTCGTGCCGTCGGCGCTCGCCGGTGTCGACGTCGCCGAGCTGCTCGACCAGGCCGAGGAGCTCGCCACCACGCTGAGCCGCACCGAGGAGAACCCGGCCCTCACGCTGGGCGCCCTGCTCGGCGCGGCGGCGAAGGCGGGCCAGGACAAGATCGCGATCGCGGAGGACGGCAGCGGCATCGTCGGCCTCGGCGACTGGGCCGAGCAGCTCATCGCCGAGTCGACCGGCAAGCTCGGCCTCGGCATCCTGCCCGTCGTGGTGGAGAGCCCGACCGCGCCCGGCTTCACCGGCCCCGACGTGCTCGGCATCACGGTCGGCGGCGCCCTCGCCGCGACCCCGCCCGCCGCGCCCGGCACGCTCGCCGTCAACGGGCCGCTCGGCGCGCACTTCCTCGCCTGGGAGTTCGCCACCGCGATCGCCGGCCGGGTGCTCGGGATCAACCCGTTCGACCAGCCCAACGTGACGGAGTCCAAGGAGAACACGGGCAAGATCCTCGCCTCGGGCCTCCCGGACCAGCAGCCCACCTTCACCGACGGCGCCATCGAGGGCTTCGGCCCCGACAGCCTCACCGACGTCGCGTCGGCGCTCGCCTGGCTGCGCTCCACGCTCAACCCGCGCGGATATCTGGCGGTCATGGCCTACCTCGACCGGTTCGGCGACGCCGACACGGCCGGGATCCGTCCTCTGCTCGCCGCCGCCACCGGGCGCCCGGTCACCTTCGGCTGGGGTCCGCGCTTCCTGCACTCCACCGGGCAGTTCCACAAGGGCGGTCCGCAGAACGGATCGTTCCTGCAGATCACCGGTGCCGTGACGGCGGACCTGGCGGTGCCGGGCAAGGCGTACACCTTCGGGGTCCTGCAGGCCGCCCAGGCCGGCGGCGACCGGCAGGCGCTCGCCGGGCGCGACCGGCCGCTGCTGCACCTGCACCTCACCGACCGGGCGGCGGGCATCGAGCAGCTGCTCGCGGCGGCCAAGGAGCTGGGAGCCCGCTGA
- the zwf gene encoding glucose-6-phosphate dehydrogenase: MTNPLRDPQDRRLPRIPEPCALVIFGVTGDLSRKKLLPAIYDLANRGLLPPGFVVLGFARRDWGDGDFETFAKENAQAHARTPWREEVWSRLIGNVKFVAGSFDDDNAFDELGRTLDHLRETHGIRGNAAFYFSIPPAAFPLVLKQLERTGMADNDKSNGWRRVIVEKPFGNDLDSAKELNDLVDDVFTAVDVFRIDHYLGKETVQNILALRFANALWEPIWNAKYVDSVQITMAEDVGIGTRAGFYDSVGTARDVLQNHLLQLLSLIAMEEPTSFDATEIRYEKLKVLRAITLPADITADTVRGQYTAGWVAGEPVAGYLEEENVPATSTTETYVAVTLNIQNRRWAGVPFYIRAGKRMPRRVTEVAVLFKKAPHLPFHSDDVELLGHNQLVIRVQPDEGVVLKFGSKVPGTAMELRDIAMDFSYGEAFTEASPEAYERLVLDVLLGDRTLFPHADEVEESWRVIDPLEEAWSGTTPADYRAGEWGPAEADEMLARNGRSWRRA; encoded by the coding sequence ATGACCAATCCGCTGCGCGATCCGCAGGACCGCCGGCTGCCGAGGATCCCCGAGCCCTGCGCTCTGGTGATCTTCGGCGTCACCGGCGACCTGTCCCGCAAGAAGCTGCTCCCGGCGATCTACGACCTCGCCAACCGGGGTCTGCTGCCGCCCGGCTTCGTGGTGCTCGGCTTCGCCCGGCGCGACTGGGGCGACGGCGACTTCGAGACCTTCGCCAAGGAGAACGCGCAGGCCCACGCGCGTACGCCGTGGCGCGAGGAGGTCTGGTCCCGGCTCATCGGCAACGTGAAGTTCGTGGCGGGCTCCTTCGACGACGACAACGCCTTCGACGAGCTCGGCCGCACCCTGGACCACCTGCGCGAGACGCACGGCATCCGGGGCAACGCCGCGTTCTACTTCTCGATCCCGCCAGCCGCCTTCCCGCTCGTGCTCAAGCAGCTCGAGCGCACCGGGATGGCCGACAACGACAAGTCCAACGGCTGGCGCCGGGTCATCGTGGAGAAGCCGTTCGGCAACGACCTCGACTCCGCCAAGGAGCTCAACGACCTGGTCGACGACGTCTTCACCGCGGTCGACGTCTTCCGGATCGACCACTACCTGGGCAAGGAGACGGTCCAGAACATCCTGGCGCTGCGCTTCGCCAACGCCCTGTGGGAGCCGATCTGGAACGCGAAATATGTCGACTCGGTGCAGATCACCATGGCCGAGGACGTCGGCATCGGCACCCGGGCCGGCTTCTACGACTCCGTCGGCACCGCCCGGGACGTGCTGCAGAACCACCTGCTCCAGCTGCTGTCGCTGATCGCGATGGAGGAGCCGACCAGCTTCGACGCCACCGAGATCCGCTACGAGAAGCTGAAGGTGCTCCGCGCCATCACGCTCCCGGCCGACATCACCGCCGACACCGTCCGCGGGCAGTACACGGCCGGCTGGGTGGCGGGTGAGCCCGTCGCAGGCTACCTGGAGGAGGAGAACGTTCCGGCGACCTCCACGACCGAGACCTACGTGGCGGTGACCCTCAACATCCAGAACCGCCGCTGGGCGGGCGTGCCCTTCTACATCCGGGCCGGCAAGCGGATGCCGAGGCGGGTCACCGAGGTCGCGGTGCTCTTCAAGAAGGCGCCCCACCTGCCCTTCCACTCCGACGACGTGGAGCTGCTCGGGCACAACCAGCTCGTCATCCGGGTCCAGCCCGACGAGGGCGTCGTGCTGAAGTTCGGCTCCAAGGTGCCGGGTACGGCGATGGAGCTGCGCGACATCGCGATGGACTTCTCCTACGGCGAGGCGTTCACGGAGGCGAGCCCGGAGGCGTACGAGCGGCTCGTTCTCGACGTGCTCCTCGGCGACCGGACGCTCTTCCCGCACGCCGACGAGGTCGAGGAGAGCTGGCGGGTCATCGACCCGCTGGAGGAGGCCTGGTCCGGCACCACCCCCGCCGATTACCGCGCGGGTGAGTGGGGACCGGCCGAGGCCGACGAGATGCTCGCCCGCAACGGCCGAAGCTGGCGCCGGGCATGA
- a CDS encoding glucose-6-phosphate dehydrogenase assembly protein OpcA, protein MLALWDTTGAEVVRKLAAERHSAGGVASGLALTLVVVVDEARVRGVEDAATIAAASHPCRLIIVSRALKNPHQTGTDVVDRLDAEIIVGGRLGPCEAVALRMHGPLAYHAESVVMPLLAPDVPVVTWWHGNPPDRIADDPLGVVAERRITDVSQAENPLAALRQRAEDYAPGDTDLAWTRITPWRTLLAGALDTSTAPVTAATVVGRLEDPRVSLLAGWLASRLGLTPTLEASSTGKLEQVRLRVGDDDLTLTRSNGTCLLTRTGVGDRTLPLVTRRLGDELAEELRRLDADQPYAAALSAATGVTGLSDRAAVRGLSQKAERRQATVKVPA, encoded by the coding sequence GTGCTAGCTCTGTGGGACACGACCGGAGCCGAGGTCGTCCGCAAGCTCGCGGCCGAGCGGCACAGTGCCGGCGGGGTGGCGAGCGGGCTGGCCCTGACGCTCGTCGTCGTCGTCGACGAGGCCCGCGTCCGGGGGGTGGAGGACGCGGCGACGATCGCCGCGGCATCCCACCCGTGCCGGCTGATCATCGTCAGCCGCGCGCTGAAGAACCCGCACCAGACCGGGACCGATGTCGTCGACCGGCTCGACGCCGAGATCATCGTCGGCGGCCGGCTCGGGCCCTGTGAGGCCGTCGCCCTGCGCATGCACGGACCGCTCGCCTATCACGCCGAGTCGGTCGTCATGCCGCTGCTCGCGCCGGACGTTCCGGTCGTGACGTGGTGGCACGGCAACCCGCCGGACCGGATCGCCGACGACCCGCTGGGCGTGGTCGCCGAGCGCCGGATCACCGACGTGTCGCAGGCCGAGAACCCGCTGGCCGCGCTGCGCCAGCGGGCCGAGGACTACGCGCCCGGCGACACCGACCTCGCCTGGACCCGGATCACCCCGTGGCGCACCCTCCTCGCGGGCGCGCTCGACACCTCGACCGCACCGGTGACGGCGGCGACCGTGGTGGGCCGTCTGGAGGACCCCAGAGTCTCGCTGCTGGCCGGTTGGCTCGCGTCGCGACTGGGGTTGACCCCCACGCTCGAAGCGAGCTCCACGGGCAAACTCGAGCAGGTACGCCTCCGTGTCGGCGACGACGACCTCACCCTCACCCGGAGCAACGGCACCTGCCTGCTGACCCGGACCGGGGTCGGCGACCGTACGCTGCCGCTGGTGACCCGGCGCCTCGGTGACGAGCTCGCGGAGGAGCTGCGCCGCCTCGACGCCGACCAGCCCTACGCCGCCGCGTTGAGCGCCGCGACGGGCGTGACCGGTCTCAGCGACCGGGCCGCGGTTCGCGGGTTGAGCCAGAAGGCGGAGCGCCGTCAAGCCACGGTGAAGGTGCCTGCATGA
- the pgl gene encoding 6-phosphogluconolactonase: MSTEHQLIVHADAALLAEAVAARMLVRLLDAQSARGTASVVLTGGRVAAAVYRAVAASPAAGAVDWSKVDIWWGDERFLPSGDPERNETQARAALLDAVPLDPARIHPMPATDGPDGDDPEAAAARYAAELAAAAHGSAALPPFDLLLLGVGEDGHVASVFPEQPAVHDTRTVTAVRGAPKPPPVRITLTPPTINTAEEVWLIAAGPDKAAAVGMAVGGAGAVQIPAAGVGGLHRTLWLLDRAAAAEVPATAVTLR, translated from the coding sequence ATGAGCACCGAGCACCAGCTCATCGTGCACGCCGACGCGGCGCTGCTGGCGGAGGCGGTGGCGGCCCGGATGCTGGTGCGCCTCCTCGACGCCCAGTCGGCCCGCGGGACGGCGAGCGTCGTGCTGACCGGGGGCCGGGTGGCCGCAGCGGTCTACCGGGCCGTCGCGGCGAGCCCGGCCGCAGGCGCGGTCGACTGGTCGAAGGTCGACATCTGGTGGGGTGACGAGCGCTTCCTGCCCTCGGGCGACCCGGAGCGCAACGAGACCCAGGCCAGGGCTGCCCTGCTCGACGCGGTGCCGCTCGACCCGGCCCGGATCCACCCGATGCCCGCCACCGACGGCCCCGACGGCGACGACCCCGAGGCGGCGGCGGCGCGCTACGCGGCGGAGCTGGCGGCGGCCGCCCACGGTTCGGCGGCACTCCCCCCGTTCGACCTGCTGCTGCTCGGTGTGGGCGAGGACGGGCACGTGGCCTCGGTCTTCCCGGAGCAGCCGGCCGTCCACGACACCCGCACCGTGACCGCCGTCCGCGGCGCGCCGAAACCACCGCCGGTGCGGATCACCCTGACCCCGCCGACGATCAACACGGCGGAGGAGGTCTGGCTGATCGCGGCCGGGCCGGACAAGGCCGCTGCGGTCGGGATGGCGGTCGGCGGTGCCGGTGCCGTCCAGATCCCCGCAGCGGGCGTCGGCGGCCTGCACCGCACGCTGTGGCTGCTCGACCGGGCGGCGGCGGCCGAGGTCCCGGCGACCGCGGTGACTCTGCGCTGA
- the secG gene encoding preprotein translocase subunit SecG: MPIAFAYTAIVILIITSGLLTMLILLHRGKGGGLSSMFGGGVSSNLAGSSVAEKNLDRYTVLVGIVWLACIIFLGLWLKLEIAT; encoded by the coding sequence ATGCCGATCGCGTTCGCCTATACGGCAATCGTGATTCTGATCATCACGAGCGGACTGCTCACCATGCTGATCTTGCTGCACCGTGGCAAGGGAGGCGGTCTGTCGAGCATGTTCGGCGGTGGTGTCTCGTCGAACCTCGCCGGCTCGTCGGTGGCGGAGAAGAACCTGGACCGCTACACCGTGCTCGTCGGCATCGTCTGGCTTGCCTGCATCATCTTCCTCGGCCTCTGGCTGAAGCTGGAGATCGCGACGTAG
- a CDS encoding ABC transporter substrate-binding protein, whose product MLAPRHGARRTRRFAGAATALLFLVAACDSAAATDQAKPASQGGTLRVVVANLPDHLDPQKITAATDANISRLLTRSLTTFKSEPGSASSELVPDLATDVGRPSQGNRVWEFKLRDNVKWQDGTAINCSQLKYGVERNFIKDGDFGSLRYALKYLENPGGSYQGPLFGTNNEGAGLASVECLDARTIQYRLKQPVGDFGYVVALSEFSPVPQAQDGLDRAKYDLAPFSNGPYKVAPRTGNKQLTLVRNEFWSRDSDTVRKAFPDKVVIDANPDVAAVTNAIIADQGEDASTVMLDNDVAPNFVQQVVNDPDLSARTAGGLAGSVRYFAINTKTVPDLICRQALVYAFNKRRWRTAVGGAIMGELATTMIPPSLAAHKEFDLYNTAANPDGDPTKASELLDQAEKSGKTCPKKLKIAYRNQPQIVRYMKTVVEAYMRLNIQVEAVPVSSAGYWNDISDSGGPYHMLYAGWVPDFPNGSAVMQPLFDGSVVQRPGVLSSMSNYSFLQDEDVNKRIDDALAEPDLSQQYLMWGELDQKIAELAVVVPVMYPKALRLYGSNVTGAFIHSQFGQPDLSALGLINAGISGAA is encoded by the coding sequence ATGCTCGCACCCCGTCACGGCGCCCGGCGAACACGCCGTTTCGCCGGCGCTGCAACTGCCCTGCTCTTCCTCGTCGCCGCGTGCGATTCGGCCGCGGCCACGGATCAGGCGAAACCGGCCTCGCAGGGTGGCACGCTGCGCGTGGTCGTCGCCAACCTGCCGGATCACCTCGACCCGCAGAAGATCACAGCGGCCACCGATGCGAACATCAGCCGCCTGCTGACGCGCTCGTTGACGACGTTCAAGTCCGAGCCCGGCTCCGCGTCGAGCGAGCTGGTGCCCGACCTCGCCACCGACGTCGGCCGTCCGAGCCAGGGCAACCGGGTCTGGGAGTTCAAGCTTCGCGACAACGTGAAGTGGCAGGACGGCACGGCGATCAACTGCAGCCAGCTGAAGTACGGCGTCGAGCGCAACTTCATCAAGGACGGCGATTTCGGCAGCCTCCGCTATGCCCTGAAGTACCTGGAGAACCCCGGCGGCTCCTACCAGGGACCGCTGTTCGGCACGAACAACGAGGGTGCCGGGCTCGCCTCGGTGGAGTGCCTGGACGCGAGGACCATCCAGTACCGGCTCAAGCAGCCCGTGGGTGACTTCGGCTACGTGGTGGCGCTGAGCGAGTTCTCCCCGGTCCCGCAGGCGCAGGACGGTCTCGACCGGGCCAAGTACGACCTGGCGCCGTTCTCGAACGGGCCCTACAAGGTGGCTCCGCGTACCGGTAACAAGCAGCTCACGCTGGTTCGCAACGAGTTCTGGAGCCGTGACAGCGACACGGTACGCAAGGCGTTCCCGGACAAGGTCGTCATCGACGCCAACCCCGATGTCGCAGCCGTGACGAACGCGATCATCGCCGATCAGGGCGAGGACGCCTCGACGGTGATGCTCGACAACGACGTGGCCCCCAACTTCGTCCAGCAGGTCGTCAACGACCCCGATCTGTCGGCGCGTACGGCGGGCGGCCTCGCCGGTTCGGTCCGCTACTTCGCGATCAACACCAAGACCGTGCCCGATCTGATCTGCCGTCAGGCCCTGGTCTACGCCTTCAACAAGCGGCGCTGGCGCACGGCGGTCGGCGGCGCGATCATGGGCGAGCTGGCCACGACGATGATCCCGCCGAGCCTCGCCGCGCACAAGGAGTTCGACCTCTACAACACCGCGGCGAACCCGGACGGGGATCCCACCAAGGCCAGTGAGCTGCTGGACCAGGCGGAGAAGTCCGGCAAGACCTGCCCCAAGAAGCTGAAGATCGCCTACCGGAACCAGCCGCAGATCGTCCGCTACATGAAGACCGTGGTCGAGGCGTATATGCGGCTGAACATCCAGGTCGAGGCCGTGCCGGTGTCGAGCGCGGGCTACTGGAACGACATCTCCGACTCGGGCGGCCCCTATCACATGCTCTACGCGGGCTGGGTGCCCGACTTCCCCAACGGTTCCGCGGTGATGCAGCCGCTGTTCGACGGGTCGGTCGTGCAGCGGCCCGGCGTCCTGAGCAGCATGAGCAACTACTCGTTCCTGCAGGACGAGGATGTCAACAAGCGGATCGACGACGCGCTGGCGGAGCCGGACCTCAGCCAGCAGTATCTGATGTGGGGCGAGCTGGACCAGAAGATCGCCGAGCTGGCGGTCGTGGTGCCGGTGATGTACCCGAAGGCCCTGCGGCTTTACGGCTCAAACGTGACGGGAGCGTTTATCCACTCCCAATTCGGTCAACCCGACCTTTCGGCACTGGGTCTGATCAACGCGGGGATCTCCGGAGCCGCGTAA